One part of the Streptomyces lienomycini genome encodes these proteins:
- a CDS encoding PH domain-containing protein: MPDTTPDDLPALPVTFRPGRTRAVLIVLAAVTFVTVTVLGMVLAGLGPGERLSFVLTALLLAGVLLLLARPRVAADETGVTVVNLTTTRRLAWPEILRVNLRQGDPWVFLDLSDGTSLPALGIQPGIAKQRALADARALRDLVEARSDALPEAPCD; this comes from the coding sequence ATGCCCGACACCACGCCGGACGACCTGCCGGCCCTGCCCGTCACCTTCCGCCCCGGCCGCACCCGCGCCGTCCTGATCGTCCTCGCGGCCGTCACCTTCGTGACCGTCACGGTGCTCGGGATGGTGCTGGCCGGCCTCGGCCCGGGGGAGCGCCTCAGCTTCGTGCTGACGGCACTCCTCCTGGCGGGCGTGCTGCTCCTGCTGGCCCGGCCCCGGGTCGCCGCCGACGAGACGGGCGTCACCGTGGTCAACCTGACCACCACACGCCGCCTCGCCTGGCCGGAGATCCTCCGGGTCAACCTCCGCCAGGGCGACCCCTGGGTCTTCCTCGACCTCAGCGACGGCACCAGCCTGCCCGCGCTCGGCATCCAGCCCGGCATCGCCAAGCAGCGCGCCCTCGCCGACGCACGCGCCCTGCGCGACCTGGTGGAGGCCCGTTCCGACGCCCTCCCCGAGGCTCCGTGCGACTGA
- a CDS encoding hemolysin family protein, with amino-acid sequence MSVLQLLFAALLVLANGFFVGAEFALVSVRRSQIEPLGTARARQVLYGLERLPQMMAAAQFGITVCSLTLGAVAEPTVAHLLEPVFEWIRLPHGMIHPLGYVIALAAVIFCHLVIGEMVPKNLAMAAPEKAALWLSPGLVAFARLCRPITVALGACAQGILRLFHVEPKDEVEAVFTSEQLNRLVEDAGQAGLLDPEEQERLEDALELGSRPVTDVLLGRESLVTVSPSVTPGEIVELTARTGYSRFPIAAQQGAFMGYLHVKDVLDLEESDRAVPQHLWRHMTTLRPELPLDDALTVMRRAATHLAQVTDASGKVLGLVALEDVLELLVGEVNDPAHREVTLAT; translated from the coding sequence ATGAGCGTCCTGCAACTCCTCTTCGCCGCCCTGCTCGTGCTCGCCAACGGCTTCTTCGTCGGCGCCGAGTTCGCACTCGTCTCCGTGCGCCGCAGCCAGATCGAACCGCTCGGCACCGCCCGCGCCCGCCAGGTGCTGTACGGCCTGGAGCGGCTGCCGCAGATGATGGCCGCCGCCCAGTTCGGCATCACCGTCTGCTCGCTGACGCTCGGCGCGGTCGCCGAACCGACCGTCGCGCACCTGCTGGAACCGGTCTTCGAGTGGATCCGCCTGCCGCACGGCATGATCCACCCGCTCGGCTACGTCATCGCACTGGCCGCCGTAATCTTCTGCCACCTCGTCATCGGCGAGATGGTCCCGAAGAACCTCGCCATGGCCGCACCCGAGAAGGCCGCGCTGTGGCTCAGCCCCGGCCTGGTCGCCTTCGCCCGCCTGTGCCGGCCGATCACCGTCGCGCTGGGCGCCTGCGCGCAGGGCATCCTGCGGCTCTTCCACGTCGAGCCCAAGGACGAGGTCGAGGCCGTCTTCACCAGCGAGCAGCTCAACCGCCTCGTGGAGGACGCCGGCCAGGCCGGACTGCTCGACCCCGAGGAGCAGGAGCGCCTGGAGGACGCCCTGGAACTGGGCTCCCGCCCGGTCACCGACGTACTCCTCGGACGTGAGTCCCTGGTGACGGTCAGCCCCTCGGTCACCCCCGGGGAGATCGTCGAACTCACCGCGCGCACCGGGTACTCGCGCTTCCCGATAGCGGCGCAGCAGGGCGCCTTCATGGGATACCTGCACGTCAAGGACGTCCTCGACCTGGAGGAGTCCGACCGTGCCGTCCCCCAGCACCTGTGGCGCCACATGACGACCCTGCGCCCCGAACTCCCCCTGGACGACGCCCTCACGGTGATGCGCCGGGCGGCGACCCACCTGGCCCAGGTCACGGACGCCTCGGGCAAGGTGCTCGGCCTGGTCGCGCTGGAGGACGTACTGGAACTCCTGGTGGGCGAGGTGAACGACCCGGCCCACAGAGAGGTGACCCTGGCGACGTAG
- a CDS encoding hemolysin family protein — MTTPLLLLAAAFLLILANGFFVAAEFGLVTVERPDAEQAAAAGDRRARRVVESLKELSFQLSGTQLGITITSLVVGMLAEPALARLLDGPFTAVGVPDGAVSGVSVVVGMLLASAVQMVIGELVPKNWAVSKPLQVARFVAGPQHAFARLFHPVIATLNTVANRLVRALGIEPAEELASARTPGELVSLARHSARAGALEQDTADLFVRTLSLGELTAQHVMTPRVKVSALHSSATAEDVVNLTRATGLSRFPVYREKIDEIVGMVHLKDALAVPVHDRLRTPAGRIARPALLVPETLPVRPLLTRLRSEQPIAVVVDEYGGTAGVVTLEDIVEELVGEVRDEHDGLDVPELAPAPPEDGRPAWDVDGSCRVDALRRVGLEAPEGPYETVAGLVADLLGRIPAVGDRAELPGWRLSVRQVGHYRAERIRLVRTAPVSVLEAAR; from the coding sequence ATGACCACCCCCCTGCTGCTCCTCGCAGCCGCGTTCCTGCTGATCCTCGCCAACGGCTTCTTCGTCGCGGCCGAGTTCGGCCTCGTGACCGTCGAACGCCCGGACGCCGAGCAGGCCGCCGCGGCCGGCGACCGGCGTGCCCGCCGGGTCGTCGAGTCCCTCAAGGAGCTGTCCTTCCAGCTCTCCGGCACCCAGCTCGGCATCACCATCACCTCCCTCGTCGTCGGCATGCTCGCCGAACCGGCGCTGGCCCGGCTGCTCGACGGCCCGTTCACCGCGGTCGGCGTCCCCGACGGCGCCGTGTCCGGCGTGTCGGTCGTCGTCGGCATGCTGCTGGCGTCCGCCGTGCAGATGGTGATCGGTGAACTGGTGCCCAAGAACTGGGCGGTCTCCAAGCCGCTCCAGGTCGCGCGCTTCGTGGCCGGCCCGCAGCACGCCTTCGCCCGGCTCTTCCACCCGGTGATCGCCACGCTCAACACCGTGGCCAACCGGCTGGTCCGCGCGCTCGGCATCGAGCCCGCCGAGGAGCTTGCCTCCGCCCGCACCCCCGGCGAACTGGTCTCCCTGGCCCGGCACTCCGCCCGGGCCGGCGCCCTGGAACAGGACACCGCCGACCTCTTCGTACGGACCCTGTCCCTCGGCGAACTGACCGCCCAGCACGTCATGACCCCCCGCGTGAAGGTCAGCGCCCTGCACTCCTCGGCCACCGCCGAGGACGTCGTCAACCTGACCCGCGCCACCGGCCTGTCCCGCTTCCCCGTCTACCGGGAGAAGATCGACGAGATCGTCGGTATGGTCCACCTCAAGGACGCCCTCGCGGTCCCCGTGCACGACCGGCTGCGCACCCCCGCCGGCCGGATCGCCCGCCCGGCGCTGCTCGTCCCCGAGACCCTGCCCGTACGGCCGCTGCTCACCCGCCTGCGCAGCGAGCAGCCCATCGCGGTCGTGGTCGACGAGTACGGCGGCACGGCCGGCGTCGTCACCCTGGAGGACATCGTCGAGGAACTCGTCGGCGAGGTCCGCGACGAGCACGACGGCCTCGACGTGCCCGAACTCGCCCCGGCCCCGCCCGAGGACGGCCGCCCCGCCTGGGACGTCGACGGCAGCTGCCGCGTCGACGCCCTGCGACGCGTCGGCCTGGAGGCGCCCGAGGGCCCCTACGAGACCGTGGCCGGACTCGTCGCCGACCTGCTCGGCCGCATCCCCGCCGTCGGAGACCGGGCGGAACTGCCCGGCTGGCGGCTCTCGGTCCGCCAGGTCGGCCACTACCGCGCCGAGCGGATACGACTGGTGCGCACCGCGCCGGTCTCCGTGCTGGAGGCCGCCCGATGA